One Spinacia oleracea cultivar Varoflay chromosome 4, BTI_SOV_V1, whole genome shotgun sequence DNA segment encodes these proteins:
- the LOC130472559 gene encoding uncharacterized protein isoform X1, producing the protein MMEARIDKLRPPSLGETPWFLYTHGFCKRRQFQTFYSISHSHSPESYIKSIPELRRNIILGSSNGWLILRNKFEKKLISIFNPSTSQFITFPPLAISSEAEQWNIKCLLTSSSPDLDNDCLLFLAFNDDGFIFSYRTAHPNSCWYTMMLELDDDLDIDSDSSCFDVCDFFLLDGVVYFVDDSGKFYQVDVFFRVDYHSVLFKPLLIPALDPSMPNQPGFAQYFVESGNTLYRVLIHVNSLHDMVAIRVFQLNFDSKTWSEINSLDGRAFFLGYSSSTWCWGDSDSDSDSDSDSDSGIQGDCIYFHMCPQPGVIQSYSYNVHKQCLMALRPCPNLVNPHSSLVWVVPPCLRTKTRSSSKIDFQSQGAKPIINQLELSVTQESMLNKLPLHMVEHISNYMHLFEYWNFRASCKTLRSLCPAPQCRTNNIFPLFMFLTNNSEFISCELIDPCRDDSRSSILQLSPNDLFTLHFSKNGWLLLLVGEKSLQYLNLYTGVKGEFPRFNNEEDRVEFRSIAFSSSPTCPDCLTVGIVNTRDEDDNQLILYYLESRNRTWVRCGFENTYFPAGTSSPVFLRGAFYYLDMRGYLGEFRLVDGNPSWQNYGKPKTLRKFFSFNLIECTGELYAVFIEKTGKWVQVFRFDLVIKSWVEITCLENHVFFISRVSSVSVSSKDPKLRNRIYFPRFRGKNKMVFYSLDTRKFHVSRSLDCMGDLFGTYKPFKCCWV; encoded by the exons ATGATGGAGGCAAGGATTGATAAACTGCGTCCTCCATCGCTTGGGGAAACACCTTGGTTTTTGTATACGCATGGGTTTTGTAAACGTAGACAATTTCAGACATTCTACTCGATCTCACACTCACACTCACCTGAATCTTACATCAAGAGTATCCCTGAATTACGGCGTAACATCATTCTGGGTTCGTCTAATGGGTGGTTAATTCTACGcaataaattcgaaaagaaaCTGATTTCAATCTTCAATCCTTCCACTTCCCAGTTCATCACCTTCCCGCCGTTAGCAATATCAAGTGAGGCAGAGCAATGGAATATCAAGTGCCTGCTGACATCATCATCCCCTGACTTAGATAACGATTGTTTGTTGTTCTTGGCATTCAATGATGATGGCTTTATCTTTTCCTACCGCACTGCACATCCTAATTCTTGTTGGTATACAATGATGCTTGAACTTGATGATGACCTTGATATTGATAGTGATAGTTCATGTTTTGACGTTTGTGATTTCTTTCTTCTCGATGGAGTTGTCTATTTTGTTGATGATTCAGGTAAATTCTACCAGGTGGATGTATTTTTCAGGGTAGATTATCATTCAGTCTTGTTTAAGCCCTTGCTAATTCCTGCTCTTGATCCTTCCATGCCAAATCAACCTGGGTTTGCTCAATATTTTGTTGAATCTGGTAACACTCTTTACCGTGTTTTAATACACGTAAACAGTTTACATGACATGGTAGCTATTCGAGTTTTCCAGCTCAATTTTGACTCCAAAACATGGAGTGAGATCAACTCTTTAGATGGTCGCGCTTTTTTCCTAGGATATTCTTCTTCCACCTGGTGCTGGGGAGATTCAGATTCAGATTCAGATTCAGATTCAGATTCAGATTCAGGTATCCAAGGGGATTGCATCTATTTTCATATGTGTCCTCAACCAGGAGTCATACAATCCTACTCGTACAACGTACACAAGCAATGTTTAATGGCTCTTCGTCCTTGCCCCAACTTAGTAAACCCTCACAGCTCTCTTGTTTGGGTCGTTCCACCATGTCTAAGGACAAAGACAAG GTCATCATCGAAAATAGATTTCCAGAGTCAAGGGGCTAAGCCGATTATTAACCAGCTCGAGTTGTCAGTAACACAAGAAAGCATGTTGAATAAGCTTCCCCTACATATGGTAGAACATATATCAAACTATATGCATTTGTTCGAGTATTGGAACTTCCGCGCTAGTTGCAAAACACTTCGATCACTATGCCCTGCACCTCAATGTAGAACTAACAACATATTCCCATTGTTCATGTTCCTTACCAACAACAGTGAGTTTATATCATGTGAGTTGATTGATCCATGCCGGGATGATTCACGTTCCAGCATCCTCCAATTGTCACCCAACGATCTCTTTACCTTACACTTCTCCAAGAATGGCTGGTTACTCTTGTTGGTTGGTGAAAAGTCGTTGCAATATCTCAATCTTTACACAGGGGTTAAAGGGGAATTTCCACGTTTTAACAACGAAGAGGATCGTGTAGAGTTTAGGAGCATTGCATTCTCATCTTCTCCAACTTGCCCAGATTGTTTGACTGTTGGAATTGTTAATACTCGTGATGAAGATGACAATCAGCTCATCTTATACTACCTTGAATCTAGGAACAGAACATGGGTTCGTTGTGGTTTTGAAAATACCTACTTTCCTGCTGGTACTAGTAGTCCCGTCTTTCTTAGAGGAGCTTTTTATTACTTAGATATGCGTGGATATCTTGGAGAATTTCGATTGGTTGACGGAAATCCAAGTTGGCAAAATTACGGCAAGCCAAAAACTCTTCGAAAattcttttcctttaatttgaTTGAGTGCACAGGAGAACTATACGCTGTATTCATTGAGAAGACAGGAAAGTGGGTTCAAGTCTTTAGATTTGACCTTGTCATCAAGAGTTGGGTTGAAATTACATGTTTGGAAAACCACGTTTTCTTTATTAGCCGGGTATCATCGGTTTCTGTATCGAGTAAAGATCCTAAGCTGAGAAATAGAATCTACTTTCCAAGATTTCGAGGAAAGAATAAAATGGTCTTCTATTCTCTAGATACAAGAAAGTTTCATGTTTCTAGGAGCTTGGATTGTATGGGGGATTTATTTGGTACATACAAACCATTTAAATGTTGTTGGGTATAG
- the LOC130472559 gene encoding uncharacterized protein isoform X2: MMLELDDDLDIDSDSSCFDVCDFFLLDGVVYFVDDSGKFYQVDVFFRVDYHSVLFKPLLIPALDPSMPNQPGFAQYFVESGNTLYRVLIHVNSLHDMVAIRVFQLNFDSKTWSEINSLDGRAFFLGYSSSTWCWGDSDSDSDSDSDSDSGIQGDCIYFHMCPQPGVIQSYSYNVHKQCLMALRPCPNLVNPHSSLVWVVPPCLRTKTRSSSKIDFQSQGAKPIINQLELSVTQESMLNKLPLHMVEHISNYMHLFEYWNFRASCKTLRSLCPAPQCRTNNIFPLFMFLTNNSEFISCELIDPCRDDSRSSILQLSPNDLFTLHFSKNGWLLLLVGEKSLQYLNLYTGVKGEFPRFNNEEDRVEFRSIAFSSSPTCPDCLTVGIVNTRDEDDNQLILYYLESRNRTWVRCGFENTYFPAGTSSPVFLRGAFYYLDMRGYLGEFRLVDGNPSWQNYGKPKTLRKFFSFNLIECTGELYAVFIEKTGKWVQVFRFDLVIKSWVEITCLENHVFFISRVSSVSVSSKDPKLRNRIYFPRFRGKNKMVFYSLDTRKFHVSRSLDCMGDLFGTYKPFKCCWV, from the exons ATGATGCTTGAACTTGATGATGACCTTGATATTGATAGTGATAGTTCATGTTTTGACGTTTGTGATTTCTTTCTTCTCGATGGAGTTGTCTATTTTGTTGATGATTCAGGTAAATTCTACCAGGTGGATGTATTTTTCAGGGTAGATTATCATTCAGTCTTGTTTAAGCCCTTGCTAATTCCTGCTCTTGATCCTTCCATGCCAAATCAACCTGGGTTTGCTCAATATTTTGTTGAATCTGGTAACACTCTTTACCGTGTTTTAATACACGTAAACAGTTTACATGACATGGTAGCTATTCGAGTTTTCCAGCTCAATTTTGACTCCAAAACATGGAGTGAGATCAACTCTTTAGATGGTCGCGCTTTTTTCCTAGGATATTCTTCTTCCACCTGGTGCTGGGGAGATTCAGATTCAGATTCAGATTCAGATTCAGATTCAGATTCAGGTATCCAAGGGGATTGCATCTATTTTCATATGTGTCCTCAACCAGGAGTCATACAATCCTACTCGTACAACGTACACAAGCAATGTTTAATGGCTCTTCGTCCTTGCCCCAACTTAGTAAACCCTCACAGCTCTCTTGTTTGGGTCGTTCCACCATGTCTAAGGACAAAGACAAG GTCATCATCGAAAATAGATTTCCAGAGTCAAGGGGCTAAGCCGATTATTAACCAGCTCGAGTTGTCAGTAACACAAGAAAGCATGTTGAATAAGCTTCCCCTACATATGGTAGAACATATATCAAACTATATGCATTTGTTCGAGTATTGGAACTTCCGCGCTAGTTGCAAAACACTTCGATCACTATGCCCTGCACCTCAATGTAGAACTAACAACATATTCCCATTGTTCATGTTCCTTACCAACAACAGTGAGTTTATATCATGTGAGTTGATTGATCCATGCCGGGATGATTCACGTTCCAGCATCCTCCAATTGTCACCCAACGATCTCTTTACCTTACACTTCTCCAAGAATGGCTGGTTACTCTTGTTGGTTGGTGAAAAGTCGTTGCAATATCTCAATCTTTACACAGGGGTTAAAGGGGAATTTCCACGTTTTAACAACGAAGAGGATCGTGTAGAGTTTAGGAGCATTGCATTCTCATCTTCTCCAACTTGCCCAGATTGTTTGACTGTTGGAATTGTTAATACTCGTGATGAAGATGACAATCAGCTCATCTTATACTACCTTGAATCTAGGAACAGAACATGGGTTCGTTGTGGTTTTGAAAATACCTACTTTCCTGCTGGTACTAGTAGTCCCGTCTTTCTTAGAGGAGCTTTTTATTACTTAGATATGCGTGGATATCTTGGAGAATTTCGATTGGTTGACGGAAATCCAAGTTGGCAAAATTACGGCAAGCCAAAAACTCTTCGAAAattcttttcctttaatttgaTTGAGTGCACAGGAGAACTATACGCTGTATTCATTGAGAAGACAGGAAAGTGGGTTCAAGTCTTTAGATTTGACCTTGTCATCAAGAGTTGGGTTGAAATTACATGTTTGGAAAACCACGTTTTCTTTATTAGCCGGGTATCATCGGTTTCTGTATCGAGTAAAGATCCTAAGCTGAGAAATAGAATCTACTTTCCAAGATTTCGAGGAAAGAATAAAATGGTCTTCTATTCTCTAGATACAAGAAAGTTTCATGTTTCTAGGAGCTTGGATTGTATGGGGGATTTATTTGGTACATACAAACCATTTAAATGTTGTTGGGTATAG
- the LOC110775913 gene encoding uncharacterized protein translates to MSWSNNGDYENYYQRYYINNDNGEAFPSVYNEAPFHGNASSELQNDLTELDIEKVKRGESELGLKLTKTPSLLSLFSNASITDDTNLSGSPEKLKAANFPALSLKIGSWMRESRHEGELIAKCYFKKRQLVWEVLNGNLKNKIEFLWSNISAIKATFHANGPGVLDIMLEKPPLFFHEVNPQPRKHTNWEQTEDFTKNQASLIRKHRLIFGQGVLEKHYTKIIQADSRLLYISQQPFPYQASMYFNEIHFSNQLCFENLSAALPSNHPSIMDFSGHSKSASYPVHQQELSPNNEDHHPYYLNNQTQFAISSSVSQESTTHDQQGGYVYPDVNNVPLINNDVGLHPLSYTLPHDYMPQMEAFGTGLPYLGESHQTRYDYDEAAGGTDQYQLSHEYDQSQHYYNNAGGQHWL, encoded by the exons atgagttggaGTAATAATGGTGATTATGAAAACTATTACCAGAGATACTATATTAACAACGACAACGGAGAAGCCTTTCCTAGTGTTTACAATGAAGCTCCTTTTCATGGAAATGCTTCTTCTGAGCTTCAAAACGATCTTACG GAACTTGACATAGAGAAGGTCAAAAGAGGTGAGAGTGAACTTGGATTGAAATTGACCAAGACACCATCATTATTGAGTTTGTTCAGTAATGCTTCTATAACAGATGATACCAACTTATCTGGTTCACCCGAAAAGCTCAAGGCTGCCAACTTTCCTGCTTTGTCACTCAAAATCGGATCTTGGATG AGAGAATCTAGGCATGAAGGTGAGTTGATAGCCAAATGCTACTTCAAAAAACGGCAATTAGTTTGGGAAGTATTAAATGGTAACCTGAAGAACAAGATTGAGTTTCTATGGTCTAACATTTCAGCCATTAAAGCTACTTTTCATGCTAATGGTCCAGGAGTTCTTGATATCATG TTGGAAAAACCTCCCTTGTTCTTCCATGAAGTTAACCCACAGCCTAGAAAGCATACCAACTGGGAGCAAACCGAAGACTTCACTAAAAATCAAGCTTCCTTGATAAG GAAACATAGGCTTATATTTGGCCAAGGAGTCTTGGAGAAGCATTACACCAAAATCATACAAGCTGACTCTAGATTGCTGTATATAAGCCAACAACCTTTCCCATACCAAGCTAGTATGTACTTCAACGAAATTCACTTCTCCAACCAGCTTTGTTTCGAAAATCTCTCTGCCGCGCTTCCTTCAAATCATCCTTCAA TTATGGATTTTTCGGGCCATTCTAAAAGCGCGAGTTATCCAGTTCACCAGCAAGAACTTTCCCCCAACAATGAGGATCATCATCCTTACTATCTCAACAACCAAACACAATTCGCGATTTCATCATCTGTTAGCCAGGAGAGTACTACACATGATCAGCAAGGCGGGTATGTGTACCCGGATGTAAATAATGTTCCGTTGATAAACAACGATGTAGGACTGCATCCATTAAGCTACACGCTACCACATGATTACATGCCGCAGATGGAAGCATTCGGGACTGGTCTTCCCTACTTGGGAGAGTCTCATCAAACACGTTATGACTACGATGAAGCAGCAGGCGGTACAGATCAGTATCAATTGAGCCATGAATATGATCAGAGTCAGCATTATTATAACAATGCAGGAGGACAACATTGGTTATGA